The Corallococcus exiguus genome includes a window with the following:
- a CDS encoding DUF3293 domain-containing protein, which produces MSDARRAALHGAFKDTGYVVRPHPLVGDRKHVLRVDALHPELDAALTAHRFTTWAFLTAWNPRAHARPLRTNARLQQRLLALLEARGHPSVSAVGVAEDRRWFEESLFVPGLSRDEALRFGRLFDQEAVLWGAVGGAAELVMCREPAHS; this is translated from the coding sequence ATGAGTGACGCACGGCGGGCCGCGCTGCACGGGGCCTTCAAGGATACGGGCTACGTCGTGCGACCGCATCCGCTCGTCGGCGACCGCAAGCACGTGCTGCGCGTGGATGCCTTGCATCCGGAGCTCGACGCCGCGCTCACCGCGCACCGCTTCACCACCTGGGCCTTCCTCACCGCGTGGAACCCGCGCGCGCACGCGCGTCCGCTCCGCACCAACGCGCGCCTCCAGCAACGGCTGCTCGCGCTGCTCGAAGCCCGGGGCCACCCGAGCGTGTCCGCCGTGGGCGTGGCGGAGGACCGCCGCTGGTTCGAAGAGAGCCTCTTCGTCCCCGGCCTGTCCCGCGACGAAGCCCTGCGCTTCGGCCGCCTGTTCGACCAGGAGGCGGTGCTCTGGGGCGCGGTGGGCGGCGCCGCGGAGCTGGTGATGTGCCGGGAGCCCGCGCACTCCTGA